The following proteins are encoded in a genomic region of Takifugu flavidus isolate HTHZ2018 chromosome 3, ASM371156v2, whole genome shotgun sequence:
- the LOC130522708 gene encoding ankyrin repeat domain-containing protein 46, with protein sequence MSYVFINDSSQTNVPLLQACIDGDLPFSKRLLETGCDPNIRDNRGRTGLHLAAARGNVDICRLLHKFGADLLATDYQGNTALHLCGHVDTIQFLVSNGLKIDICNHNGSTPLVLAKRRGVNKDAIRLLEGLEEQEVKGFNRGPHSKMETMQMADSESAMESHSLLNPNLQSSEGVLSSFRTTWQEFVEDLGFWRVLLLLVVIALLSLGIAYYVSGVLPFSTSQLELVH encoded by the exons ATGTCCTATGTCTTCATCAACGACTCGTCGCAGACCAACGTGCCTCTGCTGCAGGCCTGCATTGATGGAGACCTACCTTTCTCCAAGAGGCTCCTAGAAACGGGGTGTGACCCCAACATCCGTGACAACCGGGGTCGCACCGGCCTCCACCTGGCTGCCGCCCGAGGGAATGTGGACATCTGCCGCCTCCTGCACAAGTTTGGAGCTGATCTGCTGGCCACTGATTATCAAGGAAACACAGCACTGCACCTGTGTGGCCATGTCGATACCATACAGTTCCTGGTCTCCAATGGTCTGAAGATCGATATTTG TAACCACAATGGATCCACCCCACTGGTGCTGGCGAAGAGACGCGGCGTTAACAAAGACGCCATCCGTCTCCTTGAagggttggaggagcaggaggtgaaagGCTTCAACAGAGGACCCCACTCCAAAATGGAGACCATGCAGATGGCTGACAGTGAGAG TGCCATGGAGAGCCACTCTCTCCTGAACCCCAACCTTCAGAGCAGTGAGGGTGTGCTGTCCAGCTTCAGGACCACTTGGCAGGAGTTTGTGGAGGACCTGGGCttctggagggtcctgctgctgctggtggtcatCGCCCTGCTCTCCCTGGGCATCGCTTACTACGTCAGCGGCGTCCTGCCGTTCTCCACCagtcagctggagctggtgcactaa